A region of Helicoverpa zea isolate HzStark_Cry1AcR chromosome 16, ilHelZeax1.1, whole genome shotgun sequence DNA encodes the following proteins:
- the LOC124637880 gene encoding proline-rich protein 36-like isoform X12 has translation MENEVKQRNQRNRRRERAQRMQAQRESKVKDGDSGEDESPTREKPPRPPARRKKSREPLGEEDIIDGFAIMAFRTYEDLEAAVKCASSPRTNALSTKPRLPLAALAADSGRNHPPNNVNSHCDSEGDDDKASPENSRNASPRYHDASMEDASDAGSLFRVAGAAATAGGAKNELVARGGSGGALALSRAPVGGSASPAPAPLPQPAPSPAPAALPPPALPPPPFRADTPHRPNGAHIPALDGHAATQIPARPVGAAGPDTPERPASNSKLQPGARASADSPTPAPPAPPAPSPLFPSHTAYQSQSQSHAAAALPDFRHTNHETRTEPPEQPPAPLDLHTHHTAHHTPRPPHLAPSPAQAPHPSLQSRVPHSQAHPVMPGHDVRNQPVAAQTHPSVPTSFSNRVNGVPQSVAPHSTPSSIPSCLPSQTLTGRSVSPAAPTSRPYPTPSIGSSHVNSSISSSIHGHSIAYQSQSSLQKHSVQPVYANRPSHLAPFSISNHISSSHIQSSSANQPPIPPHMSHPMNSHSATSLSSHLPVVNPSSLSTSTPNHIVPPSTLASITSTTMSSFTPSLKSHPGVNLPPQPTSVATPVSSHLPSSHVDSLPTSSCTPTNLTPVLTNTSSNNHPLVPPVVDSRQPPISSCELPARTESPIVSSTLASNSYPPPAVYSGSSYPALYTPYAATMQHSPYLPPAAASPRNSADTRTSLSASPLVAPKTPKGVRPHTPGSTGAAGAALSYSPRGHSPNRERESFSSNISSLSRSTPASAAASLPSLAPPLVAPLAAPLATPLAAPMPVRTERHELYKPQGPLPVSLAGPLPAPLPPLGGGLVPLAPALGPALSAPLAAPTPTPAAPTQPHLTHSLAPVPTVPSISSSAKPPAHWGVTRPTGAERPSGFAPAPPLFGAPLPPPNPNPFSAESLFQSKGCFSGPGADLLRRELDNRFLAAAGAVSGVRTEMHHHQHQHQHTHVHQHPPHAQPPHPHHPHQLLVPHAPLFKDVSKMSSLYRSGIGLGYPYSSSLLHPTGPYVPPAPLTTYAPKPVVSAASDSTSKPPPRPAVAKTGKWNAMHVRIAWEIYNHQQKEKTGGGTMPGSADKDKLRAFPAPAPPPPTYRSPYELPPSPYLPHHPHLGTLRRFEPGLPAPAPASHRAVRVSGVSPFARYGPGAYPGAPPFGLTAYGRDLALSSSLHGVHHAPPLGALHDAWRGVRPPAPPLSAEARRDHDERERARRERDERERREREERERRKAREQREHRDRELERARARSPLRNGAPDAIKEERKEPPRHPPPSLPAYPPPPPWDPYRTFDPLQHMRFAPLVEAAIRAEEDRAKMLSAYAHHQQLKSSPLLHRGLPPHAPLPPLGSHAPLAPLAPLAPPLAPLAPLDLLKKEEPR, from the exons TGTGATAGCGAAGGCGACGATGACAAG gcgAGTCCCGAAAATAGCAGAAATGCTTCTCCACGGTACCACGATGCATCAATGGAAGAT GCATCGGACGCAGGCTCTCTGTTCCGAGTGGCGGGCGCGGCAGCTACAGCGGGGGGCGCCAAGAACGAGCTGGTTGCTCGGGGCGGCAGTGGCGGTGCGCTCGCTCTGTCCCGCGCGCCGGTGGGTGGCAGCGCGAGCCCCGCGCCGGCGCCGCTGCCGCAGCCTGCGCCCTCACCCGCGCCGGCCGCCCTACCGCCGCccgcgctgccgccgccgccctTCCGCGCCGACACACCACACCGGCCCAACGGCGCGCACATTCCTGCTCTCGATGGTCACGCCGCCACGCAAATCCCGGCGCGGCCAGTCGGCGCCGCCGGACCCGACACGCCCGAGCGCCCCGCTAGCAACAGCAAGTTGCAACCAGGCGCGAGAGCCTCCGCAGACAGTCCTACCCCTGCACCTCCCGCTCCCCCCGCACCCTCTCCTCTATTCCCTTCGCATACCGCCTACCAATCTCAGTCCCAATCGCATGCTGCCGCCGCGTTACCAGACTTCCGGCATACGAACCATGAAACGCGAACCGAGCCTCCAGAGCAGCCTCCGGCGCCCCTGGACCTGCACACACATCACACGGCGCACCACACGCCGCGGCCGCCGCACCTCGCGCCCAGCCCGGCCCAGGCGCCGCATCCTAGTCTCCAGAGCCGCGTGCCGCACTCGCAGGCGCATCCAGTGATGCCTGGCCATGACGTTCGAAATCAACCGGTCGCAGCTCAGACACATCCCTCCGTTCCTACCTCGTTTTCGAACCGCGTCAATGGTGTACCGCAAAGCGTAGCACCACATTCGACGCCTTCTTCAATTCCGAGCTGTCTTCCGAGTCAAACTCTCACAGGACGGTCGGTCTCTCCGGCCGCGCCGACCTCTCGCCCCTACCCCACCCCGTCCATCGGGTCTAGTCATGTAAACTCCAGTATAAGTTCCAGTATTCACGGTCACTCAATAGCTTACCAGAGTCAGTCGAGTTTACAGAAACATTCCGTTCAGCCTGTGTATGCGAACAGACCGTCTCATCTCGCACCCTTCAGCATATCTAACCACATTTCATCCAGTCACATTCAGTCTTCTTCAGCGAATCAACCTCCAATCCCCCCGCATATGAGCCATCCGATGAACAGTCATTCCGCTACTAGCCTTTCGAGTCACCTCCCTGTAGTTAACCCCAGTTCCTTATCGACGTCCACACCAAACCATATTGTTCCCCCATCTACTTTAGCGTCTATCACAAGTACCACGATGTCTTCTTTCACCCCCAGCCTTAAGTCACACCCGGGTGTCAATTTACCACCCCAACCGACCTCTGTCGCCACACCCGTATCTTCTCACTTACCAAGCAGCCACGTGGATTCATTACCCACGTCCAGTTGTACACCGACAAACTTAACACCAGTGTTGACGAATACCAGCAGCAACAACCATCCTCTGGTGCCTCCCGTGGTGGACTCGAGGCAACCTCCAATATCATCATGCGAGCTGCCTGCGCGTACTGAGAGTCCGATCGTCTCCTCAACCCTAGCTTCCAATAGTTATCCGCCTCCTGCAGTATATTCAGGATCTTCGTATCCGGCGTTGTACACGCCATATGCCGCCACAATGCAACACAGTCCTTACCTACCGCCCGCTGCTGCTTCGCCGCGGAACTCAGCTGACACG AGAACGAGTTTATCTGCGTCGCCTTTGGTTGCACCAAAAACACCTAAGGGAGTGCGACCTCACACGCCGGGATCTACGGGCGCGGCGGGGGCTGCACTCTCCTACTCTCCACGTGGCCACAGTCCTAATAGAGAACGCGAAAGTTTCAG TAGCAACATCAGCAGCCTGTCTCGCAGCACGCCCGCGTCGGCCGCGGCGTCGCTGCCGTCGTTGGCGCCGCCGCTCGTGGCGCCGCTCGCCGCTCCACTCGCCACACCATTAGCTGCTCCAATGCCG GTTCGGACAGAAAGACATGAACTGTATAAACCTCAGGGTCCTCTCCCGGTGTCGTTGGCGGGGCCGCTGCCGGCGCCGCTGCCCCCGCTGGGCGGCGGGCTGGTGCCGCTGGCGCCGGCGCTGGGCCCCGCGCTGTCGGCGCCGCTGGCGGCCCCCACGCCCACGCCGGCCGCGCCCACGCAGCCGCACCTCACGCACTCGCTGGCGCCCGTGCCCACCGTGCCCAGCATCAGCTCCAGCGCCAAGCCGCCGGCTCACTGGGGGGTCAC CAGGCCGACTGGGGCGGAGCGGCCTTCAGGCTTCGCGCCCGCTCCACCGTTGTTCGGGGCGCCGCTTCCACCGCCTAATCCCAACCCGTTCTCTGCTGAATCACTATTTCAAAGCA AGGGGTGCTTTTCAGGCCCGGGCGCGGACCTGCTGCGGCGCGAGCTGGACAACCGGTTcctggcggcggcgggcgcggtgTCGGGCGTGCGCACGGAGATGCACCACCACCAGCACCAGCACCAGCACACGCACGTGCACCAGCACCCGCCGCACGCGCAGCCGCCGCACCCGCACCACCCGCACCAGCTGCTCGTGCCGCACGCGCCGCTC TTCAAGGATGTAAGCAAAATGTCATCGCTGTACCGCAGCGGAATCGGGCTCGGTTACCCGTACTCTTCAAGTCTTCTGCATCCCACCGGCCCCTACGTGCCACCGGCGCCACTTACTACATACGCTCCTAAG CCCGTAGTGTCAGCCGCAAGCGACTCCACCTCTAAACCACCACCACGTCCCGCTGTCGCG AAAACGGGCAAATGGAATGCGATGCACGTAAGGATCGCTTGGGAGATCTACAATCACCAACAAAAAGAGAAGACGGGCGGCGGCACAATGCCGGGCAGCGCCGACAAAGACAAGCTGCGAGCGTTCcccgcgccggcgccgcccCCGCCCACCTACCGCTCGCCCTACGAGCTGCCGCCCTCGCCCTATCTGCCGCACCACCCGCACCTAGGTACGCTCCGGCGCTTCGAGCCCGGCctgcccgcgcccgcgcccgcttCTCACCGAGCTGTGCGCGTTTCAGGCGTGTCCCCCTTCGCGCGGTACGGGCCCGGCGCCTACCCCGGCGCGCCGCCCTTCGGCCTCACGGCGTACGGCCGCGACCTGGCGCTGTCCTCCTCGCTGCACGGCGTGCACCACGCGCCGCCGCTGGGCGCGCTGCACGACGCCTGGCGCGGCGTgcgcccgcccgcgccgccgctctCCGCCGAGGCGCGTCGCGACCACGACGAGCGCGAGCGTGCCCGCCGCGAGCGCGACGAGCGGGAGCGGCGCGAGCGGGAGGAGCGCGAGCGGCGCAAGGCGCGCGAGCAGCGCGAGCACCGCGACCGCGAGCTCGAGCGGGCCCGCGCGCGCTCCCCGCTGCGCAACGGCGCGCCCGACGCCATCAAGGAAGAGCGCAAGGAGCCTCCGCGACACCCGCCTCCCTCGCTTCCGGCTTACCCGCCGCCGCCACCTTGGGACCCTTACCGTACATTCGACCCTCTGCAACACATGCGATTCGCGCCGCTCGTGGAGGCGGCCATCCGAGCCGAGGAGGACCGCGCCAAGATGTTGAGCGCGTACGCTCACCACCAGCAGTTGAAGTCGAGCCCGCTACTGCACCGCGGACTGCCGCCACACGCTCCGCTGCCGCCGCTGGGCTCACACGCGCCGCTGGCCCCGCTGGCACCACTGGCGCCGCCACTGGCACCGCTCGCGCCGCTGGACCTGCTCAAGAAGGAAGAGCCGCGATGA